The following proteins are encoded in a genomic region of Catellatospora sp. TT07R-123:
- a CDS encoding ABC transporter ATP-binding protein, which produces MSGAPVPAVLPIASARDSRGYLFAALRSRWPGLLGALAAGAAGAAAGVATVYTLGVLVDRVRAGGPGAEIGGVAAVLVGCAVVGGLATGLGTYLTGRIGAAVLAELRERVLARVLTLPSTTVEGAGQGDLLSRVGSDATVIGKAVADVIPMMATSVLLGVLSLAAMAGLDWRLGLAGAVAVPLYAVALRWYLPRSSPIYARERRAGADSSQHLVESLHGVRTVHAYRLLGWRMGGLETASAARRDLSVSVFTLFTRFVARVNRAEFFGLSAILVVGFLLVRDGALTVGETAAAAVLFHRLFNPIGMLLFMFDEVQLAGASLARLVGVVAIPDPAEPVAVAEPADASLELADVVFGYAPGVPVLHGVTLRLAPGERVALVGTTGAGKSTLAAIAAGVLRPQAGTARSGGVPLAGLGPLLRRRIAMVTQETRVFAGPLAEDLRLARPGATDGELRAALSTVDALDWAADLPEGLATVVGEGGHPLTAAQAQQVALARLVLADPAVVVLDEATAEAGSQGARVLERAAAAATAGRTALVVAHRLTQAATADRVCVMEDGRIVEEGHHDDLLAAEGRYAALWRAWQARTPAFTETKVRLT; this is translated from the coding sequence ATGAGCGGCGCACCCGTCCCCGCCGTGCTCCCGATCGCCTCGGCCCGCGACAGCCGCGGCTACCTGTTCGCGGCGCTGCGCTCGCGCTGGCCGGGCCTGCTCGGGGCGCTGGCCGCCGGAGCGGCCGGGGCCGCGGCCGGGGTGGCCACCGTGTACACCCTCGGGGTGCTCGTCGACCGGGTGCGGGCCGGTGGCCCGGGCGCGGAGATCGGCGGGGTCGCGGCGGTGCTGGTCGGCTGCGCGGTCGTCGGGGGCCTGGCGACCGGGCTCGGGACGTATCTGACCGGGCGCATCGGCGCGGCGGTCCTGGCCGAGCTGCGCGAGCGGGTGCTGGCCCGGGTGCTGACGCTGCCCTCGACCACGGTGGAGGGTGCCGGGCAGGGCGACCTGCTGTCGCGGGTCGGCAGCGACGCCACCGTGATCGGCAAGGCCGTCGCCGACGTGATCCCGATGATGGCGACGTCGGTGCTGCTCGGCGTGCTCAGCCTGGCCGCGATGGCGGGCCTGGACTGGCGGCTGGGCCTGGCCGGCGCGGTCGCGGTGCCGCTGTACGCGGTGGCGCTGCGCTGGTATCTGCCCCGGTCGTCGCCGATCTACGCGCGGGAACGGCGCGCGGGGGCGGACTCGTCGCAGCACCTGGTCGAGTCGCTGCACGGCGTACGCACCGTGCACGCCTACCGGCTGCTGGGCTGGCGCATGGGCGGGCTGGAGACCGCGTCGGCGGCCAGACGCGACCTGTCGGTCTCGGTGTTCACGCTGTTCACCAGGTTCGTGGCCCGGGTCAACCGGGCGGAGTTCTTCGGCCTGTCGGCGATCCTGGTGGTCGGGTTCCTGCTGGTGCGCGACGGCGCGCTGACGGTGGGGGAGACGGCCGCCGCGGCGGTGCTGTTCCACCGGCTGTTCAACCCGATCGGCATGCTGCTGTTCATGTTCGACGAGGTGCAGCTGGCCGGGGCGAGCCTGGCCCGGCTCGTCGGCGTGGTGGCCATCCCGGACCCCGCCGAGCCGGTCGCGGTGGCCGAGCCGGCCGACGCGTCGCTGGAACTGGCCGACGTGGTGTTCGGGTACGCCCCGGGGGTGCCGGTGCTGCACGGGGTGACCCTGCGCCTGGCGCCCGGGGAGCGGGTGGCGCTGGTGGGGACCACCGGGGCGGGCAAGTCGACGCTGGCGGCGATCGCGGCGGGGGTGCTGCGGCCGCAGGCCGGGACGGCGCGCTCGGGCGGCGTCCCGCTGGCGGGGCTCGGTCCGCTGCTGCGGCGGCGCATCGCGATGGTGACGCAGGAGACGCGGGTGTTCGCCGGGCCGCTGGCCGAGGATCTGCGGCTGGCCCGGCCCGGCGCGACCGACGGCGAGCTGCGCGCGGCCCTGTCCACGGTGGACGCGCTGGACTGGGCGGCTGACCTGCCCGAGGGGCTGGCCACGGTGGTGGGCGAGGGCGGGCACCCGCTGACGGCCGCGCAGGCGCAGCAGGTGGCGCTGGCCCGGCTGGTGCTGGCCGATCCGGCGGTCGTGGTGCTGGACGAGGCGACCGCCGAGGCGGGCAGCCAGGGGGCCAGGGTGCTGGAGCGGGCGGCGGCGGCCGCGACGGCCGGGCGCACCGCGCTGGTCGTGGCGCACCGGCTGACGCAGGCCGCGACCGCCGACCGGGTGTGCGTCATGGAGGACGGGCGGATCGTCGAGGAAGGACACCACGACGACCTGCTGGCGGCCGAGGGCCGGTATGCCGCGCTGTGGCGGGCGTGGCAGGCGCGGACACCGGCTTTCACTGAAACAAAGGTTAGGCTAACCTAA